The following is a genomic window from Nicotiana tabacum cultivar K326 chromosome 3, ASM71507v2, whole genome shotgun sequence.
AGGACCCGACATCCTAGAGtttaaacctcaaaattcaaacttcaggacatcgTGCCCTAAAGTTCGAAAATTTTATCTTAACTTGTGGTCTTTACTTTAACATTAAATTATATTGTTTTAGTATATGCTTGTGATTATGGGAAAACAATAAGCTTCCACAACAAACAGAGAAGAACCACCTGTTCTGTATGGATAAATTTTATTGTCCAGCTAACATGAAGTTTTAAATCTTGCCAATGATACCATCTACCTTCGAATTTATGCCCTTAAATTGTTGCAAATGCCCCAAAAAGGTTATCTTGCTACTATCTCCCTCCACTGTCATTTTTCTGTAGCGTACAATATAGGTTGAATTAgcccgataaaccgcccgataagaggtaaaccgataccaatccgctcGATATCTTAttgggtggctagcggattaatacatttaaaaaccGATAAACGTTAAgacaaaccgttaagagtaaataaccgtcCAAtctgcccgataagcagccctatcGAGAAGTTCGAATCTTATATACTGAATTTCAAATTAGTAGTTCAGAAATTCAGGACATTTAGTCTTGAATgtcaaattagcagctcaaaaattcagGACACTAAGTCTTGAATTTTCAAATTCAGGATACTTAGTCCTGAAGTCCTAGGGTTTAAACCTCAAAATACAAACTTCAAGCTATCGTGTCCTAAAGTTCGAAActtatgtcctgaattttaaattaatagtTCAAAAAATTCAGTACCCTTAATACTGAATTTgaaattagcagctcaaaaattcagGACACTTAGTTTAATCCTGAAATTTTTTGAATTGGTTAATCTTTAAAGACATTATAAATTgtagatatattttaaatatcgGACTTAAAAGTGGCTATTGTTGCACTTCTCCCTAGCTAGGATCCATTGTAATTTTAGTTTCAAATGGGGCTAGTAAACTAGAAGTACAGAACCAAGAAAGATGGCCCAGGATATCTCTTTTAATTACATTACCAGCAAATCGTCAAAATACTCAGGAATttgcaatttttcttgtttttttatgCAATATCGTCACATTCTTGTAAAGTAGGTATTTGCCCTATTACTGGCATCTTTTATTATATGCATGGAGGACCTTATGGTGAATTCATGAACTGAAACGGGTCGAAACATACCATTCTCAGATGAATTCATCAGCCGGGTGATTTGTTTGCCCAGAGATGCACTCTCTGAAAATTCGTTAACCAAGAAATTTGTGATGCCACAACCAGAGGGTACCTGGGATAAAAGTTGACAAGATTAGTTAACAGGTGGTTAAGAACCTATAAACTTTAAATTTTGGATCCGTCTCAGACCATCATAATAGGTGaatcataaagaaaaattaagaaATAATGAAAGTTCCATGGATGCTTTAATTCACTTTGTTCCACGGGTAAGTTAACAATCATAGAGTTGTGTAGCAATGGCGACAAGTTGCTGTTGTTAGATTCTTTCAACATAGCGTTGGATTTTATTCTAGCTCTATAGAGAGAGGCCAAAGTCCAAAAGGAATAGTTTAATTTATGGAAAGGCGAATATAACAGCAATATTACTTCTATTACCTTTGTAATCTTCCAATACCATCGCCCACTCATCCCATTTATAACTCACCAATCAAATCACGCAAATATTTGCATTGCAAATGATTATTCATATATACTACGGGTTTGTATCCAAATAAAGTAAATTTTTGTTATGGCCATATTATATAGTGCATGCCGGAAAAGTTCATATATGCAACCTAACTAAAATCTCACCAAACCGTAGCTTgcaattattatttataaattacacGTCACGTACCGTGCATACAGAGTATCCGCAGCTCAAACAATTAATTTCATGCTAAACCATGTATTTTGATCCTAGCTAATCATAATCCTCCATTAACTCGATTGTTCCCACCGCCCAAGTTTGACTTAATCTGTCTATTTGCCACCTCTAATTCTCCATATAATGATCCAAATTCAACAGCTAGATGGAATATCTTATATAGTAGGACTATACAATCCTTGGATCAAGCGCTAGCAGAGACTTTTCACGTCTCTGCGCAAATAACAAATACAGCCAACCAGCCAAAATGATGATATTGGTGAAAGTTTTAGCTAGGCAGTCGAAAATATCTTGTCCTAAATTTACACAATATGAACGTATTGTCAAATTACAGCTCACAATGCGAAAACGCCCTAATTATAGAAAGTAGACCAAGTTAAATGAATCGGATGCGCATTAGTGTGATCCATTCCTATCATACACCATTGAAGAGCAAGTTGCGCTCCTATTCTTGTGTTAATAtagagggatattaggcttagaAAAAGTTAGCCACTAGAACTGGAAAAGTAAATCACGCTATAATTATAGCAAATAAATTGAGTCACGCATCATGAATATTGATAGAAGAGTCCATCAAGCAACAACCATATTGTTACACTGTCAAAATGCAAACCTGCTCCTCTCAGTTTATTTAGGAAATAAATTACTatatgtttttggatttttttttttaaaaaatagatatTGATAAATATCTTTATTGTTGGAACTTAACTAAAGAAAAAGGCTTGATTCCAGGAATTAGTTCCACTTCCCTAATTTAGTTGACTCCTATGAGATAAATTGCACATATTTATTGAAAAATTCGATATtccattttttatgttttttttcgtCCTCGTTGAAATTCTTTCTCGTCAAAGGACATAAATCATATGAGGCTATTTTCATGTGCTCACCGTCACGGGAAATTGGGAATGTATCCTTTTATGGTAACCAGGTAAAATGGCATTACATGCATGCAATCTGGACAGACGTACTAATTATGTTGGACCAATTTGCCTGAGGAAATAGGTAAAAGGCAGAATGAGAGAATTAGATTTCTATTCTCCGTTGGGCTATAAATAGAATAGTTGGGTTGGATCTCTAAAGTCATTATTAGTGGAGCAAATTAATTAGCATGAAGAGAATTAATCAGGAAATTAAGGAGAGAGGTCTAACATGAAGGGTAAGAACCGTTTGATAGCCAAGGATGACTTGCCTGCTTCGATCTTGAGGCTgttgaattttatatataaaattagCATTCTTGTTTGATTTCCAGGCAGGTCTCCTTAGCTACTCTAATTGGTTCTTCTCTTTCATTAttgacttctcttcttcttcaacccAGTCGAACCCCGCCACTGCGATTTACGGACGGACAAATTAACTTTGAGCAATGCCATCTTCTAAATTTGACTTCTAATTTCCATAGGAATTATTAGTATATGGTTTAATTTGTCAATGATCAGTACAAGGTGGTGGGAGTGTTCTGTAGCATGAAGGGATACTATGTACAAgttatgtcaaattttaaaaatatgctCATCTCATCAAACAAAACTATATGTTGAGCGAAATGATGACTAAATGAACTAGGTCGCTTGCAGAATAATATAGTATGTATAATTTTTTTGATCTACCCCATTGGTACATTTATGAAGTTTAATTACATTGTTTTTAGAGAGAATTCGACCCTATATTGCCGAATAATCCCAAATTAAATGAGATCGGATTATTGAAATAGACACTCTATTCAAGAATAGGGAATTGTACGAAATTCCAGCATCTCATGATTTTGCTCAATTCCGtcatttcaaaaaacaaaaaaacagttTCTTTCTTTTGTGGGGAAAGGGCCATTCCATCCAGAAGAGGATGTGAGTAGGAGTTCAGAAACATTACTTTATAGAACGTAAACGAGTCATTCAAATGCAGTGGAGTGGATTACCGTAAAAGTATTCTTCTGAATTTCAGGAGTAAAAGTATTCTTCTGAATTTCAGGAGATAGCAGCCTATAGTTGGATAtaggggtgttcaaaatcgaTCCGAAATCGAAAATCGAACCGAACCGAatcttaatggcttattggtaatAGGTTAACGGCCTAACGGACGGGAAACGGATTGAATAAGTTTTATTAACGACTTATCGGTTTGGgagcggattattcaattttcttaacggataattgttaagaatatatatataatttatttttatttatatatattaaatataaaaaaaacaaaaatcgtTGACCCTTCTGTAATTTTGTTTCAGGCAGTTTAGATAAAGGTCAGGGAAAGCTTTTTTTACATTCCGATATGTTTTTTTGTGCACTGCGTAATATTATATTCTTCAATTGCTTATTAATTTGGAATTATGAATTTACAAATAGAAAATTTTATCTTAACTTGTGGACTCTACTTTAACATTAAATTATGTTGTTTTAGTATATGCTTGTGATTATAGGGAAATAATAAGTTTCCACAACAACCAGAGAAGAACCACCTGTTCTGTATGGATAAATTGTATTGTCCAGCTAACATGAAGTCTTAAATCTTGCCAATGATACCATCTACTTTCGAATTTATGCCCTTAAATTGCTGCAAATGCCCCAAAAAGGTTATCTTGATACTATCTCCCATTCTACTGTTATTTTTCTGTAGCGTACAATATAggttgaattaggccgataaacccCCCGATAAGAGGTAAAACGATACCAATCCACTCGATATCTTATTGAGTGGCTAgcagattaatacatttaaaagccaaTAACCGTTAAGCTAAactgttaagagtaaataaccgcccgataagcagccctagttGGACATACTGAGTCTTCTCCGCTTAAAAGGCCATTGGGCCGGAGACACTTTGTTAGTAGAGTAATTGTTGGGTCATTCAGGAGGAGTACTCTTGGGCCCAATGGTTCAAATAAAAGTTATGAGAATTTTCATAAAATGATGATGTGTAATTTCTCAAGACTTTATGTTAAATGCACTGATGACATTGTATAAAGTACTTAAATCAAGTTACTTAAAGATTACAACACATAAATCTTTAGAATATATAAGTATTGATGTTGCAAATTATTGTAACAAGTTAAATTGTATTTATACCGTAACAGTACAAAATTTTCTGACATATTCAGCGTATATAATTTAGAATCGGTTTGTCAATTAGCTAGGTCACTTGATTGTCTACTTGAATCCAATAAGGTTTGAGGTAAGTTCACTCTCTTCAAATTCTTGTTAGGACATGTAGTATCCactatccaaaaataaaaaacaactAGATACAAGCAAAGGCTACACCACACTTAATATATAGGAGTAAGAAAATTGGAATCAAATCATAAAACAAAGGGCGCGAAGGGCTTATGTTTGTTATCTCAGTTAGCTAGATACATCCGCGCGCGTACGGGCTTTGATATTTTATCCAGAAATTATCCAGAATTCTTATCATAAGGGACCAAGGAAAATGAGCTTATCCTAATTTTCAGTTATATGTCAGAATGATGAGTCATAGGTGCTGCCTCTCTTAACATGCCACGTGTAAGGTTATTCGAATtccgagtcccaaattttttgtACGTACTCGACAGTGAAATTTCCTCTTCCCTTCGTTGGATGTAGCAATAATTTGTCATTAACCTCCTTCTAAAGCAGCGAAGTGTCACATTAATTTTTCAGTTAAAAATCTTCGTCCATCTTTATGTCAAGTCTACACCCTTCAATACACTTGTCCTCCATTGTGTGCTCTTAACCTCGCTCACTGTAACGCTGCGAAGTGTCACCTTCATATTGTTCCAGTTGCGTAATTTCCACTGTTTCAGTCAAATATCTTCTTCCAATCTTTTAATTAATCCTCTCTCGATCTCCCAGCCGACACTCACCACCTGTCTTCAACTCTCAGCTGCCACGATCACTCTTCATTATCCTAAAACCCTCAACTCCGTTAGCCACTTAACACCTGTTATGCCTCGAATTAGCCGTTCCAGCTTCTCCTTTCCCTATATAAATCCGTACTTCCTGCAGCTCATTCCATCACAACAAACCAAACTTCAATTTCTTGTGTCTTCAATAGCCAAAGCAACTACAATATTCTATTAgctttttcttcttcaagttttttttttttttttttttgtgaaagagATGGCACAATACAACGAGGGATACGGTAGCCAGGGGCAAATGCGCCAGACTGATGAATATGGAAACCGGGTCCAGGAAACTGGGGGCATGGGCACTGGTGCCTATGGAACTCAGGGTGGTACCGGTATTGGGGGCATGGGTGCTGGAGAATATGGAACCCAAGGCCAAGGTACTGGTATGGGTATGGGTGGTGGAGCCTATGGAACTCAGGGTGGTACTGGAATGGGGGCCATGGGTGGAGAGTATGGAACCCAAGGTACTGGAATGGGTATGGGTACTGGTGGTATGCATACTCAGCACCATGAGGGCCAACAACAGCTTCGTCGATCCGACAGCTCTAGCTCTGTAAGTTTTGTAACATCAATAAAAGTTcaagaaagaaaattttttgcACGTATCAAAAAGTATTACTCCTCTTAGAGAATAATTGGTAGGTTTAAACGTGTCATCACATTTTTATGACTATAAAATTAAAGTATATCTATAAAGGTGCAATGaaatattttaagttaaagaTCTTTCACATATATGAAAGTGTCATTTTTTAAAGACAAAAGATTAAAGTGTCATATAAAATGGATATTGGGAGTTTTTTGTTCCTCTACTACTTTGTGAAATATACCCTTCTAACGTGATTTTATTTATATGGTTTGCAGTCTGAGGATGATGGAGAAGGTGGAAGAAGGAAGAAGGGGATGAAGCAGAAGATAATGGAGAAGATGCCAGGAGGACATGCCCAACAGGAAGGTGAATACAACCAACATGCACAAACAACTTATAGTACTGAAGGAGGAGAGAAGAAGGGAATGATGGACAAAATCAAGGACAAGATTCCTGGGATGCACTGAGAACAAGTTTATCAGCTTGTTCCTTTGTTTTCATTTCCAGCTTATAAGTAACAAATAAGAGTCTAAACAGTAGTGCTTGATTTTATCTCATGCACTCATGTGAGTTTTCTTCACGTTGTATGTTTGAAGTTGTGTAAGGGCAGTGTGCTGACTCTGTGTATATAGGCGGCCATGCCCGCTTCTGTGTATTAAGAAGAAAGTGAGTTTACTACTCCATATCAGGACGCAGGACTGCTTCTATGCGTGGAAAGCGATGGTGTGCATATGTATCTTGTTAAGGTGTTGTATGTGGTGTCCCATGTGTAATGCTGTACTCTTTGGATCTAATATATGAGTTTAAGTATTGTGTTATATATTTTTACTCTCTGAATTAAGTTGACatacaataatataataatataatatatctTAATAGCAAGTCCAAATCCAATATATATGATAACtcaaaaaataaagtaataattaagTTATGTTGTTAACTTCTAGTTTTAGcctataaataaattttaatttgtcAGTCCATATTATATATTCTAGATGATCAGATACCGGGCTGTTCATTCGGATCGGATATTCGAAATCTGAATCGATCcattcaatttcgaattttggattgtatttattaaaattttggatcggattcggattgatTTATTATAATCCGATCCGAAATTTGAAATTCTTAGGGTATGTATAAATACTACATTTTAGTTTTGGATAGTCAGTAATTTCTTTACATcaacctccaagttattacctttagaATTGCTAGATTAttatattggcaccatagtactctTGTAATTGCATAAATATGAATTTTTATTAATGTATTGGCTCTTTcataaagaaaatatacatattattttaACTTTGAGACATAGTAATACAATCCGATTCAAACTTTAAAATtcgatccgatccgatccgatataATTCGAATCGAATTCGAAATACATTTTCTAAAATCCAAAATATGCTTAATCCAATCTAGTCCGATCCATGCATAGCCCTAACCAGATATTCCACGGATAACGACATTCACATACATGCGTGGATACTGGGATAGTGggattttccaaaatatttctaCATCACAAAGAATAAAAAGTCCCTCCCTTAACATTGTGATtagtatttttctatttttactcAGACTTTATGAGGTCTCGAATTCTCGCCTTACGAATGAAGTCCTTTTTAGTTAAGATCTTTTTACCTCTCAAAGTGATTTTTTGATGCAAATCCGGATTAATTGAGCTCCATGtgaaaaaccaaaaaagaaatcccttaacattttttctataaataaacCAAGAAAAAAATATAAGATCATGAATTTTACTAGGGGTGttaatggttcggttcggccggttattttataaaatttgtaccataccaatttttcggttattctattatgtataaccaaaattagacttttcgaaaccgtctcaatcatgtcggtttctcttcggtatcggtacagttcggttaattttcggtattttttttaatatcatgtaaaattcaccagtagaagtagaattGCAATAatacgttcttttataggacttagcaaaactctctagacatttttactatttaaaagggtgatgaattaaaaaaaaagatggctagagtatatatccatcaactattctacaacagcgtaaaagaaatcaaacaaaggcaaagaaaatattaatcacacgagttgaaagatataccaagctgggactcaagaataaagtctatagaagattaaatattcaaaaagataaatctaaattatatgaaaggaaacatattcaatacattgtagtttgttactcataatcgctagaacaCTTTGTGGCTTTCTAATAAAGATACCTGAAATAAgttagtttaagtagaagtaatataataggttttaggaattagtattttgagtttaattacttgttggcttgtaatagttttcataatttcaaggcttaaagaaaatttaatgcattattatttttaaacttactaaataaatatattttctacatgtAAAATTCATTCAGTACGGTTTGGTATTtgttcggtttatttttataaaataaaaaaacctaCCTTAATTATCGGTGcggttatatatttatataaaaacctacagtTTCTTAAAAAGAAACTTAAAAATCGATTCGGTGCGGTACGGTTCgttcggtttagtcggttttcgaatatccattgacacccctaaatCTTACGGACCCAAAAGAATATATTATTGGATGAAGTTTCACTAACGTATTAAGATTACAGTTCGAATGAGAATTAAAACTATCTTGAATATGAAACAATTGACTGAATATTATGAGCTCTAATTAAATCCAAGGCTTTAACAACCTGATTCTTATTAAAGTCGACGTGATTTTGACAATAGATAAAAGAGGGCTAAATGGGTCGCTTGaactgtgttttttttttttttttttttttttttactgtgCTGCTATGTTCTACAAATGTTTGCCAATAAGGCGATGGATGTaggtcttttttcttttcttattgtgTATGTCCTTTTTTCTTTGTGGTATCACTTTCTTTCCTTCTAGATTTTAGTCTTGGGATGTTATTTATTGTTTACCGTAAAATGATATCAATTATGAGTGCCATAGATGAAGATGTAatggtgaacataaatgccaaattctctataaTGGACCGTCACTCTTAATGCTGCAtaatattctttattaaatgctACCGAGCGGAGAGCATTTAATACaactttatgaacgttatcccttCTGGTGATAAGCGAAACAGCTGCTTTCGGTCTTCGACCATCCCCGTCTTGggttccacatgtccttcctttatatgaccacgtgtcatatcatattttatcctatacagatagtccccctattttccggtgacataactttgtgttaccagAGAGTTGGTAGAAATATTCTTTTGGCGTGAATTATTATAACTCCCTCTAAAGGCTTCAGACGGTTGATTAGATACACTTCTCTccacatttaatgccccgaacacgtgtcatcccacgattcagcacagcttttgccgattatcgaggtaatcatgaccatgaATTTAGCTGCCAAATACGCATCATCCTTTTTCTCTTGTACTCCATAATTTTCCAAGCTTCTGATTTGCACCTTTGTTTTCCATCTTATCTCTAACTCTcctcaaacaaaaaaaaatattttccttcttccattcaatggcTTCTTCTTTAAAGCGCGCCGATTATTCAAAGAACAAGAGCAAGGCCGAAGACTTTACTCCTCCAACGATGGGTTCCATCATCCCTAGAAGACTCAACACCAtaaaagacttcgaagagaaattccctattgctaaccctcgtacatgggctgtCAATAGGTACCTTCTTCCATTCATCCTTCCAGTATTCTTGTTGTGAAGGAAGATTATCGCTGCCACAAATTGGATATCACtgctcctgatctatcggagcgagtgacccttcctTGGGAAAggcttttacatatttttacacgtatcccttaACTTTGAGTACGTTTTCCTTGAGTGTAGAGCTTGATTTCGTGATTGCGAAGTTTTGCCTCTGctaccaagtgtgtttggcaTAGGTAAGTCCTTCGGTTTGGAGGACGGCTGGCTGCCTTCGGCGTTTGTGCCAGGAAACTGGAGAAAAGCTAACTTTAGCTCGTATGATGAATCTCTACTCTCCCAAGATTTTCTATGGGGGTATGATAAACCTCTGCAAGCATGGCCGCCATGCTCTATTGACTAGCATGGACGAAgacaacgaccgtgggtggaCGGAACGATTCGTTGCAGTTGCCACCAATAATATCATTCCgacaacggcttcatcctttccggccgcttagaaccgcactcgtaagatcttcatttaatattttcttttactagATATTCCTCTATGGATGTATTGACCATTTACTCTTCGCATGTTTCGGCAACTCGATGGAACCCACCGGTGGTGGAAGGCTTGAACCGGTGGGTGCAGAAGATCTTGGACGTTATGACACCCGAAACTTGTTTGTGGAAAAAAAttggcccttaaatacgggtgaaAGGCCGAAAATCATGGTACTTTAAACTTACCTTGTTTCCATTTTTTAAGtgaagaacttggttgaacccttctgacTTGTTCACAAAATTAGGTCTACTTGCGGGCTCTGTTGCTGTCCCCAAGAAGGATGTCTTGGCTAATCCTGCTGATGCAATGAGGCTGCTTCAGGAAGCATTTACTCGAACAGGTATCTCCAGACCTGCTTTGAGGGCACAAATACCTCTTTACGGAGTCTCTGGTCGGAGGATAAACAACTGAAGAGAAGATGTTCCTCTGGGGCCGAGGAAAAGAATAAGAAGGCAAAGACGAATGCCTTCGAGTCGTCTCCGGAAGTTGTGATCACTAGCCCTCTTCCCGGGCTAGTCGTAGACACCGTGATTGTCGATGATGATGGAGAAGCTAGTGATGATGGAGCTTCTCTAACAGAAGGCAACGTTCATCGTCAGCTCAACAAAATGCTCAATtagttgagttagttacaccaaccgaggacgacGCCTCGATGCTTTGGGGGAGTTTGATTTGTGGAAAATGTCAATTCCCTCTATCGGGTCCCAACtgttgttgtcacacctcctttttcctaccccgacaaggggtataagggagtttgtccaattaaagtgacaatcgaaacgtgattattatttattgt
Proteins encoded in this region:
- the LOC107825693 gene encoding uncharacterized protein LOC107825693 — translated: MAQYNEGYGSQGQMRQTDEYGNRVQETGGMGTGAYGTQGGTGIGGMGAGEYGTQGQGTGMGMGGGAYGTQGGTGMGAMGGEYGTQGTGMGMGTGGMHTQHHEGQQQLRRSDSSSSSEDDGEGGRRKKGMKQKIMEKMPGGHAQQEGEYNQHAQTTYSTEGGEKKGMMDKIKDKIPGMH